A window of Tautonia plasticadhaerens contains these coding sequences:
- a CDS encoding DNA alkylation repair protein, giving the protein MTLDESLARLEALGNERMRAQNTRHGAGDNQFGVRLGDIRTLAKQIKADQGLALALWETGNVDARLLAILLISPKTLSRGEMDRMVRSLDFAQVADWLISSVVKKHPDKESLRQEWMADADPWAARAGWALTSERISRSPDGLDLGALLGRIEREMGGAAPQVQWTMNFCLAGIGIHFPEHRRRALAIGEALGIYRDYPVSKGCTSPFAPIWINEMVARQG; this is encoded by the coding sequence ATGACACTCGACGAATCGCTCGCGCGGCTCGAGGCGCTCGGCAACGAAAGGATGCGGGCGCAGAACACCAGGCATGGGGCGGGGGACAACCAGTTCGGCGTCCGGCTCGGCGACATCCGGACGCTCGCCAAGCAGATCAAGGCCGACCAGGGGCTGGCCCTCGCCCTCTGGGAGACCGGGAACGTCGACGCCCGGCTGCTGGCCATCCTCCTGATCTCGCCGAAGACGCTCTCGCGCGGCGAGATGGACCGGATGGTGCGGTCCCTCGACTTCGCGCAGGTGGCGGACTGGCTCATCTCCTCTGTCGTCAAGAAGCATCCCGACAAGGAATCGCTTCGACAGGAGTGGATGGCCGATGCGGATCCCTGGGCCGCCCGGGCGGGGTGGGCCCTCACCTCCGAGCGGATCTCCAGGAGCCCGGACGGGCTCGACCTGGGGGCGCTGCTGGGCCGCATCGAGCGGGAGATGGGGGGGGCCGCCCCGCAGGTGCAGTGGACGATGAACTTCTGCCTGGCCGGGATCGGCATCCATTTCCCGGAGCATCGCCGCCGCGCCCTCGCCATCGGCGAGGCCCTGGGGATCTACCGCGACTACCCCGTCTCCAAGGGGTGCACTTCCCCCTTCGCCCCGATCTGGATCAACGAGATGGTGGCGCGGCAGGGGTGA